In the genome of Hippoglossus hippoglossus isolate fHipHip1 chromosome 9, fHipHip1.pri, whole genome shotgun sequence, the window CAGATGAACGGATCCATGATTTCATAACAAGGCAGATGTGGTCGGTTGAATTTAAAGTTGTCGTCACGTGTGTAGGAATGTAGATAAAGGAGAGAATACTTCTGTCCACCGAAAAGAAGCTTTTGGATGGTTGTAATCCAAGAACTCAATCTCCTGGGAGGTATTGCATACATTTTATCCCTTCTTGTATTACAGACCACCGTTGTAGGCATAATCTGCCTTGTTGTGCATGATGAGTTTATTGTCCACAAAGTAGAAACTGTCTGATCTGGTCTCATAAGGGTGCTCCACCATTTGGCGAACTAAAGGAGgtgaagaacaaacaaaacaagtatTAATATATGTGAATTATTGTGGGAAATATAATCcgatagaaataataaaaatgtggcTGAAAATACAGAGTAGAACTCACTGAGGTCGTCTGGAAGCTGTGGAAACTCATAAATGTGTTCGCATGTGTTGCGGCTGTTTGGAATGCAAAAGCCgaagtcaaagtcaaagttcTTGAGGAGGCGCCCCTGGAAGTAATGCCTCTCAATCATACGAAAGCTGTTTATTGGCCGGTCACCCACTGTGAACTCAACACTGCAATtaggaaacagaaacaagaaAGGCAATAATTGCAATTGACTGATTAGAGACTTACAAGACAAAAGGCTGATTATTATACTCTCAGCGTGTTATGGTCCATTTACTTACGTTGCACCAACAGTGCGCAGTTTTAGGAAGGCTGGTGTAAACTGGTATCTGACAAAACGCCCTGCACTGGTGTCAATATCTGCACTCTCCTCGTCACTCTCCATTGGACCTAAAACAGAAACACGTTTATTTGACTGGAACATAATATTGACAGGATAGGCAAATATAACAAAATGCATATAGCTACACATAATCATATTGTTTACTAGATCCATATTGTGTTATCTGTCACATGTAACTGATCAATATGAAACTCTTTCCAATacgtttttaaatcatcattcACCAGGTCAGAAGGAACAATGTCAAATGAATCAGATATTGAGGAAACATAGAGGTTTCCTAATTcttatttaaaaacatctgaataCAGTATATGTTCACACTGCTagaaaaagcatttttttccacttgtgGTTGATTAGTGTTATACACAGCATCCCAATCTATATAAGCCTCTTAAAATTGGTCATCTTGTCAAAGGTCAGCTTTACAATGATAACACAGATGAAATTGCATAGTTACTGAGCAATGAGACTGCAAGGAAATGCGAACAGGTAATAactaactttgcagaactttgtCACGAAAACGTGGCATGTCGCATGATGTAAACCTCTCTGATAAATGGAATACTTTGTGAGCTTTATAATTGTTGCATAcatttgaaaatagaaaaaattgactcttatttttacatttcatttgagtCTGTCCTACATTTTAGGAATCTTATGCTTGGTGTAGTTGCAAAAGTTAATACATCACTTACCACTGTTAGGAGGCTTGGCAATCTCAAAGAGGACTGTCCCCGTCTCCAGATCTCTGATTTTGAACCGAGTAAAGTCAACGTTGTAGATATTATCTTCAGGTTTGCAAAGATAGTCTGGAATGTGGAATAAAAGAGTTTAagttaagaaaaacacaaacatatatagaGGGTGACCCCATTATCTGACATCAGGCAACTACCTATATAGCAATCAGTCCAATTTTACTGAAAATAAGTATTTTGTAATGAGATTTGCTAGTAAATGTATATATGCATCCTAACTTAAAGGACTGAGATACCACTTGATTAGCAACCAAGGCTCTAGTATCTGTATTCTGGCTCCTGTGAGTTGCATCAGTCATCAGTAATACAACAGCACAGGCTCACAGCTTTTCAACATAGTGTTGCATGAGAGAAGGGAAGTAATGACATTGTTGTCTGGtgcacaaaaatgtcaaaaacaaagaGTTAATGTTAAGCGTCAGCTGCAACTGTGGTGGGCAGGGTGTCTGATGACAGACCCTGGGGTTTGAGTCAGAGGATTCAAGCAGGGCAGTTACTAGTCAGTTGGCACTTAGAGAGGGGTTGTGTAAAAGTCTCCTTTTTAATTATCTAAAGTGGCAATAATCGATTCCTTTATATTACAATGGATCAAATACCTCTGTCTGCCCTGGCTGCTGAtcaaaagccgttttcagagATGAACTCTTGATGTGTTCTAAGTGTCTGGCACCGCTTTTTTCCCTAAGATATTCGttctctttactttttttattttcagttttgcatctatCGCGTGTCAGAAAAGTGATCTACCAAGCGGATCAATCACAGATCTTGCACTCTTAAAGCAGCCTAGTTTGTAGAGTTAAATGCCTGATTGAAAGCAGCAATAATTAATCCAgatgtttcctttaaaaatgGCTGGAGATCAAAAAATAGCATGACATTAAGTAAGATACGTTTGTCAAATGGAAAGCTACACCTCTATCTTTTAGAgtttaatgggaaaaaaatatgttgGTATTGTGTTTTGAGCTGATTGGCTCgccaaagaaaacacattaatgtaGGTCAGGGGGCCCTTGACAATATTCATTCTGG includes:
- the unc119.1 gene encoding protein unc-119 homolog B, translating into MNGSRNKPAQTLSKGPADTDSSSEATHRERRTGGGMLKKLKSRRSQTDKWPVVTEDELRALGTDISPDHVLGLRAVTEDYLCKPEDNIYNVDFTRFKIRDLETGTVLFEIAKPPNSGPMESDEESADIDTSAGRFVRYQFTPAFLKLRTVGATVEFTVGDRPINSFRMIERHYFQGRLLKNFDFDFGFCIPNSRNTCEHIYEFPQLPDDLIRQMVEHPYETRSDSFYFVDNKLIMHNKADYAYNGGL